One part of the Aurantibacillus circumpalustris genome encodes these proteins:
- a CDS encoding T9SS type A sorting domain-containing protein, translated as MKKLLLFCLTPMLSFQSKSQIVFCPPGAEWHYSQVALGPSQFTPWIQRNEAVKYVRDTVINSFTAKVLRHSIFYTENSKPCALTLIKQDGDTIFMRNAYTQHTWQVLYNFNAAVGHKWYNSFPAGSYTTTVDSISYITENGFTLKQLYVSQHFPSSQYNWRSRIAERLGNELFLFNFRTRFDLGNADPFFSDWIESFLCYTDSTFGTKQFGSKGCDYQNLAGIEKNTTPVNGIKVYPNPVYDVLNMEAGGLEEFHISIIDVCGKELKHLGFENAGKIDVSDLKSGIYFVVVIKKGNTIYTTKFIKE; from the coding sequence ATGAAAAAACTATTACTTTTCTGCCTTACCCCAATGTTAAGTTTTCAAAGCAAATCACAAATTGTATTTTGTCCACCTGGGGCTGAATGGCATTATTCGCAGGTGGCTTTGGGCCCAAGCCAGTTTACCCCTTGGATACAACGTAACGAAGCAGTAAAGTATGTGCGAGATACGGTTATAAATTCCTTTACTGCTAAAGTACTCAGACATTCCATATTTTATACTGAAAATTCAAAACCTTGCGCGCTTACGTTGATAAAACAAGATGGTGATACGATCTTTATGCGTAACGCTTATACTCAGCATACCTGGCAGGTGCTCTATAATTTTAATGCGGCAGTTGGCCATAAATGGTATAATTCTTTTCCAGCCGGAAGCTATACCACAACGGTAGATTCAATAAGTTATATTACAGAAAACGGATTTACTTTAAAGCAATTATATGTTTCGCAACATTTCCCGTCAAGCCAATATAACTGGCGGTCAAGAATTGCAGAGCGCCTGGGTAATGAACTTTTTTTGTTCAACTTTAGAACGCGTTTTGATCTTGGGAATGCAGACCCATTTTTTAGTGATTGGATAGAATCGTTCCTGTGTTACACAGACAGTACTTTTGGTACAAAGCAGTTCGGTTCAAAAGGATGCGATTACCAAAATCTGGCGGGTATTGAAAAAAACACCACCCCAGTCAATGGAATAAAAGTTTACCCTAACCCGGTCTATGATGTTTTAAACATGGAAGCAGGCGGCTTAGAAGAATTTCACATAAGTATTATTGATGTTTGTGGAAAAGAACTGAAGCACCTTGGGTTTGAAAATGCTGGCAAAATAGACGTTAGCGATTTAAAAAGCGGAATCTATTTTGTTGTTGTTATAAAAAAAGGAAATACGATTTATACAACAAAGTTTATCAAAGAATAA